ACAGCCTGGTCAAAGAGGGCAGTGGAGAGGCAGTGCCACACTGGCACGCTCCTGTCACGTTCTTTGCCTTATTTAaaacctcttccttcctctgaaagGCTCTTCTGGATTCCTTCTAGTTCCCTCTACCATGGAGAATTTGagagttttaaagaattttagagCCAGAAAAGCCCTATGTTGTCATCAAGTCAAAGCCTCTTATTTACAGACGGGgaggctgcagcccagagaggggtcTCTCTCCATACCACTCAGCTTGTGAGTGCCCAAAGTGGAACCTGTGTCTACTGACTCTCACTTCAGCACTTTTTCAAGTGGACTCACATAGTATGTCAGCCAATTAgggattcatttattttactaagcttctttttaaaattctttgtaagtGTAAACtttattccctttttctcctgctttactTTACTATGAGATCAGCATTCATGAGTCATGCTGAATGCTCAGGGAAAGAGAGCCTGAGCGAGCCGTGCTGCAGGGAGGCGGGCCCCttgggctgccaggggctgggagcaggggttGCAGACTGTgggaaagaatgagaaggaggctGAGGTATCCCAGCACCGGACTTTGCCTTTGGAATTTGTTTCCTGACATCCATCAATAATTGGTGCGCAGACTGAGTTCAGAAATTACGACTGATTTGCTAGCTGGTTATCAGCTTTCCTGAGTCTCTATCCTGCATTGCAGACTATACTGGTGTGTTCTggtctttccctctctccagccGCCTGGTAGGTAACGCTGCAGTAAGGCGACTGCTGACGGCCAGTTGAGTGCTGGCCGTATGCAGCTCCTCCCTGTCAGTCCTGTCTGTCACTGAGCTTTCATGGGCATCCGAATGCAGGTCTTCTCTGTCAGCGCAGTGCGCACCTTTTCAGGAACCTTCAGTCTagttctctttaaaaaatctctctgtttttgttataGGGGGTATAACGTGTATTCTTTCCCTAATCTGTGCCTTGGCCCTTGCTTACTTGGATCAGAGAGCAGAAAGAATCCTTcataaagaacaaggaaaaacagGTAAGTATAAATGCAAGAaaagtggggctttggggaattatgttctttttgagataatttaCAATGAGATAAATTCCTAGTGCAGTGTTATAAACGTAGTGAGGCTTAGTACATGTCTtgtgtcttttatttccaaatctgTTTCCACTTGTCTAAGTTTTtggttacattttctttctccttaagtGTTTTTGGCATAATTTACATTCTTGATTGTACTTTGTATGTTTGCAAAATGATGAGTGTTCCTGAAAGGGAGCAGGAAGGTAGGTATCAGTCTtaggttttgctttttctaatgtctttttaaGTTATCCCGCAAACTATTTCCAATAATTTACTgagaatagtattttttaaaactgaatgcAAATGTTAATcacatgataaaagaaaaatcttcttgaCATAGATGTGGACGGTCACGCCCACACCcgcctcccttccttctcccaggtGAAGTTATTAAGTTAACTGATGTGAAGGACTTCTCCTTACCCCTGTGGCTCATATTTATCATCTGCGTCTCCTATTACGTTGCCGTGTTCCCTTTCATTGGGCTTGGGAAGTGAGTATTCTCTAGCATTCCATCTTTGTTGGTTTAATTATTATCACAGCTCAATCACAGAAATGTAATTGTTTTTAGCTGTAAATCTTTCTTCTCTggttataatttatatttacacaGGAATTGTTTTACATCTGGGACACAGCTGATTTTCTTAGCTTAAGGTTTactattggttttttttttggaagagcagccctgagctaactactgccagtcctcctcttttttgataaggaaccctggccctgagctaacatccgtgcccatcttcctctctttatatgtgggacgcctaccacagcatgccatgccaagtggtgccatgtccacacctgggatccaaaccggagaaccccgggccgccgaagcagaacgtgcgaacttaaccactgcgccactgggctgtcccctagTATTGgtttaatacttttattattcttttgaagaGATCCCTAATAACAGTTTTGATTTATAATGtagatttattttaatacttgATTTTGGATGTGTATTCTTTTTCACTTCCCCTTTATTCCCTGGTTAGGAATCCTCTGATTGAGAATGGAGATGTCGTGTTGTCTCACGGTGACTGGGCACACTTGCATTTGCTAGGACTGTGGTTCCTCCAGACTCAAATTCAGGGTTCAACGCAAATTCTTCTTTGCTttatcttctccctctctctgctttttcattGGCAGCTGCTTAAACAgagcagtgtgtgagtgtgtttgtgagGATGCGTCTTGTAATTATAACCTTTAAATTCAGGctgttgttttaaataatttgaaacaagCCCCCTATCTGTTATTTAGCGAGGAACCTATTCAGTGCTGCTTTTAAGGGAAAGAAGCAGTCGCAATTTCTGGTAGTAATATATTTGGTTTACTGAAAAATTTGTACTGTTTGCTATATAtgtaaaagggagaaaaactaggcatcagtatattttatttagttgaagTTTTTATATAAACACTAAACCTTTAGCTGATTGCTTGAAGGTGAATATCAAATAAGGTAGGAAAACAGTATCAAGAAGGCCTAGTTATTTTTATTCagctttattttgcctttactttttaaaaacagcagttCTCtctaaagtgtttatttctctctctctttattttagagttttctttatagAGAAGTTTGGATTTTCATCTGAGGCAGCAAGTGCAATTAACAGGTATTTCATTAATTCTCTAAGTGCTTATTGTGTGCATAGCCTGGATCTTTAATTATAGCCAGTTGTTTGAGACAAAAAAGACTTATGTGATGTAACATCCACTGTGAGGCCAAGACTCTGGTGGGACTTGAATCCTGAGTGGCCATCTGTGCATTAATGGAAAACCGAAGAAGTCTTGCACCGCTCTTCATATTTCTGTTTACTGATGACCGTTTTAGGCTAATGTTAAATTAATGAGCTAGGGTTTGCTTTGCCTGATGGTTTTAGGgactttgtgcatttttttttttttttagctgtgacatgttttattaaatatcttttatgttCTCTGGACAGTGTTGTCTATGTCATATCAGCTCCCATGTCCCCAGTATTTGGGCTCCTGGTGGATAAAACAGGAAGGAACATTGTTTGGGTCCTGTGTGCAGTGGCAGCCACTCTTGCTTCCCACATGATGCTGGCCTTGACGCTGTGGAACCCTTGGATTGCTATGGTAATGTCTCCATGAGCACCTGGGGGCTTGGGGCTTCAGCCAGGACTCTGCATGCACGTCTGGAGGCACAGTCAGCTCCTCCGATGGAGTGCTTATGACAGTGCAGAGAACGATAACTTGATTTCAGTTTCTGCAAAACATTTTCAGAGTATCAGTATTAATATTCACGCATAAGgtacttgtcttttcatttgtctcatttAACAGAGTGATCTTAATGCtgaaatagaatttgaaataaagtAGTCTTATAAAAGCCAAATGCTTGTtagcttaatttttgttttttgtatttcattaaaagaaataattccatCATAGGTGACCAAAAAAAGCTGTCGGCCCAATATCCATGgttttgaattcttttgtttttgactCTTAGTAGGTCAGAAGTGATAGTGAATTCATCAAGTTTGTGTTATTGTTCTTCAGAATGTCATTTCTAAGCCCACAGGCTGAAGTGCTGCGTTTCTTCCCTGTATATTTATTTGTGCACTTGGTGAGAATTCTGGAGGACAGATTCCTAGAAGCGGAAACGCTGTAGCGGAGGCTTTGCACGTGTGACATCTTGATAAATACCGTGAACGACAACTCCAATAACTGTCCACCCATTTAAACTTTGCCAGTAACATATGAATGTGTCTGTTTTTAGTGTCCTTGCCTGTGTTGGACATTGGCattattttaatctttgccaatctgacaGGTGTAAACgatcttattttaacttaaatcataaggtttcttttttaattgaagaaaaagtCAGCGTTAGGTGATGTTTAACAACCAGTGGTGGTTGTTGgttctctgccctgctctccatTTGGGTGTTGATGACCCAGAGGTAAGATAATGGACTGTTGGTGTGATGTTGTCTTGATGGCTTAATTTGTAATTCCTAATAAATACTGGATAATTAGCTTGCCTGAAACATTGGTAATAACTTTTGgcaaattagttttattttcttgcttggTCATTGACTGCACCTTGGGCCCAgctagttatatatatatatgcatataatataaaatggttaaaacagtgtgtgtgtattttgtcaCTAGAGACATATTGTTAGAGAGGGCCAGgacttttttctgttaaatttgaGTTTTAGCCTAATTGTAATAACATTTGCATGAGTATTTGTATATTAGTTATTATGTTACTCTTGCTCATCTGCATCAAAGGAAATTTACTTTTGGTTCATATAAGACTTTTAGCTTTTTCCATGTTGCTTTCTGTAGTGTCTGCTGGGAATCTCTTATTCATTACTTGCCTGTACGTTGTGGCCAATGGTGGCATTTGTAGTTCCTGAACATCAGCTGGGAACTGCATATGGCTTGTAAGTATTTGCACCGTGGGTCATGTGATGTCTTTCTGCTGTATCGATTTAACTATCATATGGAACTCCAGGTCTCCTGAATCTGCTCATCTTGAGGCTTCTGGGATAGCTCTGACCCTGAaaatacagtagtctccccttatctctGGTTTTGCTTGCCGCAGTTTTGGTTACTCACGGTCAGCTGcgatctgaaaatattaaatggaaaattgcagAAATAAACACATCATAAATTCTAAAGTGCAccctgttctgagtagcatgatgaaatctggTGCTATCCCGCTCTGTCCTGTCTGGAACGTGCATCATCCCTTTGTCCAATGTGTCCATGCTGTATGCGCCACACcctttagtcacttagtagccgtctcagTTATCAGGCTGACTGCTGAGATGTTGTGGTGCCTGTGTTCAAGTagttctttattttacttaataatggccgcaaagccaactttattattggttactgttgttaatctcttactgtgcctaagttataaattaaactttgtcataggggcccggccccatggccgagtggttaaagttccattcactccgcttcagtggcccagggtttgtgggttcagatcccgggtgtggacctactccactcatcagccatactgtgtgAGATCCCTGGCCTGGAAATATTGCTTCCCTCTAATCACTGGTCTCCTTAATCAAGCTAAGAATGACAATCGTATTGGAGCTACAAAGATTCAGACTCAAATGTTCAGATTaagagcaattttttttaacaacctgCCAGACATCTCTCTCTGGGTATCTGGATAtttgttattgagttattttAGCTAATTATACCATAAACAAAAGGAGTTTGGGGTGTTGTGCTTTGATTTAATTTGTACTCATTCTATCTACCTCTATATGCTgaaaagttctcttttcttgagGTGGAGCAGGTTGGGGAATCTAAGGGAAATAATGCAGGAGACTTAAGAGCTGTGGTTGGGCAGAGCACATAGGTACTACGAGGACCACACGTCCCAGGGAGGAATATGGCTCACTCCCTACCAAACTGCAATTCCTACACACCCCAGCAACAATTGCTAGCCCCCTTCTATATGCTTTGTTTCCTCCCTAGTACCCATCGCTATCTGACCTACCCtacttttttacttatttatctatttattgtcTCTTGCCCCCTCTAGAGCATgagggatttttcttattttatcaccGCTGCAACCCTAGCACCCATAATgatgcctgacatatagtaggcATTCTGTAAGTACTTGTTGAATGCATGCAGAATGTATGAATTCTATGGGATAGTCCCAATTCTAAATACTTTATCGCGCTGTCCCCATAAGCACATCCCTACCTACAGCATGTGCCATGTTAGGGTTTGGCAAATATGGTCAAGCAAGACACGGAATACACACGTGTATAGGTAAAGCAGCTTGGTATCTGCTACTCAAGGTCCAAAGTATCCTGTTGTCTGCTATTTGTAGAGATACTTAAACCCTATACTTTCACAGCATCAAGAAGTACCAACCCACTAACCCACATGGTTTCTACACACGTTAATCTACACTAATGACATTAAGTGATTAGTCACTTGGATGGAGTGCAGAGGCCTGTGTGAACACACCATCTAACAGCCCACCCTTTGTCGGGCATTGTGATTTGGCcacatatttttatactttctgtCCTAACTCTCCAAGTGTCTCTTCTAAAAGTAGAAGTCTTTCTGGATACCACAGTATGCACATATTCTCCCCAGTCCTGCCACTCTTACCCTTGGAATttagcacacacatacacacaccttaTACCAAAACACTTTCCCCATAGGCATTATGTATATCAAGACATGCATACCCCCAAAAGGGcgtaaagggagagagaaacaagaagaaatattaCTCATCTATCTAAAGAAGCCTATTTTAAacattaagatttaaaaaatcagccaATGTAAAAGTATCTCAGAGGATAAGAGGATTTCTTCTGGAAGCCAGCCCTtgcagaggctgcccacatttgCAGATGCAAAATTCCATTACTTCCCCCACAACATTAGCCTCTGGCCAAAGGacaagagggggagagaggggggaCTGTCCTCCTTCTGAACGGGGAAGGAAAGCAGCCAAGCAAAAAGAGTCTGAGAAAGAACAATGGCCTCCTAGTGAGAAAGCGTGTTAAGTAGGTCAGTATTGGCACTGTATTTTGTTGCACACAAATCCATCATTGttccttcctatttttctttttcccccttcttttctctcctctgtcctaTTCACTATTACTGTCATCTCATGTGAGCTTTTTTAAACCATGATATATTTGTTCAATTATCTGCAGACCTACAGCCTCTTTATCAAATTAGCTGATCTCTATTTATAGCTGATAATGCTGTACAGGGGATCTAATGAAAATTCCTGAGAGTGAGAAAACTAAGCCAAATTTTGCATTGCTGTTTTCAACCCAAGCACTGTTGCCATTATCCAATAAACCTGTTTCAGTAAGTtttgtaaatatacatttttttaagacaGTACTTTTCAATAAGAAAAACTAGG
This portion of the Equus quagga isolate Etosha38 unplaced genomic scaffold, UCLA_HA_Equagga_1.0 HiC_scaffold_4475_RagTag, whole genome shotgun sequence genome encodes:
- the LOC124232318 gene encoding major facilitator superfamily domain-containing protein 1, whose product is NTYAVSWFKGKELNLVFGLQLSMARIGSTVNMNLMGWLYSQVEALLGSAGPTTLGVTLIIGGITCILSLICALALAYLDQRAERILHKEQGKTGEVIKLTDVKDFSLPLWLIFIICVSYYVAVFPFIGLGKVFFIEKFGFSSEAASAINSVVYVISAPMSPVFGLLVDKTGRNIVWVLCAVAATLASHMMLALTLWNPWIAMCLLGISYSLLACTLWPMVAFVVPEHQLGTAYGL